The Agrococcus sp. ProA11 genomic sequence TGTTGCACTTCTGCGAAGCGAACAGTGCAACAACCTGACACGCGTCACCACGTCACGCGGCGCGGCGGGGGCGCGGCGGGGGCAGCGCGGGTCAGCGGGCGCGGATGTCGCGCATCCACGCCTCGACGTCGTCGGCGGTGCGCGGGATCGCGGCCGAGAGGTTGACGGCACCGTCGGCGGTGACGAGGATGTCGTCCTCGATGCGGATGCCGATGCCGCGGAACTCCTCGGGCACGGTGAGGTCGTCGGCCTGGAAGTACAGGCCGGGCTCGATCGTGAAGACCATCCCCTCGCGCACGACACCGTCGTGGTAGAAGTCGCGGCGAGCCTGCGCGCAGTCGTGCACGTCGAGGCCCAGGTGGTGGCTCGTGCCGTGCACCATCCAGCGGCGGTGCAGCTGCTGGTCGGGCTCCAGCGAGACCTCCGCCGAGACCGGCAGCAGGCCCCACTCGGCGGTGCGGCGCGCGATGACCTCCATCGCCGCGGCATGCACCTCCTTGAAGATGATGCCGGGCCTGACGATCGCGAACGCCGCATCGGCGGCTTCGAGGACGGCGTCGTAGATGCGGCGCTGCACCTCGCTGAACGAGCCCGAGATGGGCAGCGTGCGGGTGATGTCGGCGGTGTAGAGGCTGTCGACCTCGACGCCGGCGTCCAGCAGGATGACGTCGCCGTCGCGCACGGCGCCGTCGTTGCGGGTCCAGTGCAGGTAGCAGGCGTGGTGCCCGGATGCGGCGATGGTGTCGTAGCCGACGGCGTTGCCGTCCAGGCGCGCGCGGCGGTGGAAGGCGCCCTCGACGACCCGCTCGCCGCGCTCGTGCTGCGACGCGGAGTGCAGGTCGGCGACGACGTCGTCGAAGCCGCGGGCCGTGGCGTCCACGGCTGCCTGGATCTCGACGACCTCGTGCTCATCCTTCACGAGCCGCTGCTCGCTCAGGTCGCGCGCGAGCACATCGCCGTCGGGGTTGGCGGCCGAGAGCTGCGCCTCGACGGCGGGATCGGCGCCGGTGACGACGAGCACCTCGCCCTCGGTCTCCAGCGCGGCGCTGAGCTCGCTCAGGTCGGCGACCTCGAGGCCGAGGTCGGCGGCGACGTGCTCGAGCGATGGGCGCGGTCCGACCCAGAACTCGCCGATCGCCGGATTGGCGTAGAACTCGGTGGTGCCGCGGCCTGCGGGCGCGCGGAAGTAGAGCGTCGCCCGGTGCTCGGCGGCATCCGCGACGGGCTCGAGGACCAGCACCGAGTCGGGCTCGGCATCCGACCCCCAGCCGGTGAGGTAGGTGAAGTCGGGGTGTGCGCGGAACGGGTAGTCGGTGTCGTTCGAGCGCACCTTGAGGCCGCCGGCCGGAATCACCAGCCGCACGCCCGGGTGGAGCGCCGAGATGCGTGCGCGGCGCGCGGCCGCATAGGCGGCTGCGGCGCGCGGCGACGGCGTCGTCTCGGTGCGCTCTGCCCAGCCCGACTGGATGTGCTCGGTGAATGCCGACGACGTCGGTGTCGTCGAGCGGTTGGTGGAGGGCTGCGTCGTGGTGGAGTCACTGCTCATGCTCTCCAGTGTCCCACTCCCGGGGCGGCGCGGGCAGTGGCAGCGGCGTCAGCGCTCCGGCGCCGCCGGGTTGAAATCGGCGTAGACCGACGTGAAGACGCCGATCGTCTCGCCGTCGCCGTCGGGGCCGCGCTCCTTGAACTCGTCCATGAGTTCGAAGAGCCGCTGCTGGAACTCCTCGCGGTGCTCGGCATTGAGCTTCAGGCCCATCCAGGAGATGTCGATCATGTCGGGCGGCACGCCGTCGATCTGCTGCAGGAAGGTCTCGAGCAGCACGGGGGAGAGGCCCGGCACCTGGGTGCTCCAGGAGCGACCCGTCGCCCGATAGGGCACCTCGCGCGCGCCACCGGTGCCGCTGCGCTCGGCCTCGGCGGCGAGGAAGCCGGTCTGCGCCAGCGTGCGCACGTGGTGGAGCATCGTGCCGGGGTTGACGCCCAGCAGCTCTGCCAGCTCCTTGTTGGTGCGCGCCTCGAACGCGCACAGCCGCAGCACCCGCAGGCGCAGGGGCGAGCTGAGCGCCCGCGCACGCGCCTGCACCTCGGCGTCGCTGTCGCCCGTGCGCTGCTCGGGCTGCTCGTCTGCCATGCCTCCATGCTAGCGACGCCGATTGACACTCCTCAATCAGCGTCGCATACTGATTGGCATGTCCCAATCGGAGCGGCCCTCGCTGACCGGCGAGCCCGGCGCGGCCCAGAACTCGCTCTGGAGAGACCCCAACTTCCTCACGCTGTGGTCCGGGCAGGCGCTCGCGCAGGTCGGCTCGCAGGTGACCGAGCTGGCGATCCCGGTGCTCGCCGTGCTGCTGCTGCAGGCCACCGAGTTCGAGGTGGGCGTGCTGGGCGCGGCCGGCGTCGCGGCGTTCCTCGTCGTCGGGCTGCCGGCGGGGGCGTGGATCGACCGCATGCGCAAGCGCCGCGTGATGATCTGGGCGGATGCCGTGCGGGCGCTCGCGCTGCTGGTCGTCCCGGTGCTGTGGTGGGCCGGCGTGCTGGAGATGTGGCATCTGGTGGTCGTCGCGCTCGTCGTCGGCGTCGCGACCGTCTTCTTCGACGTGTCGTACCAGAGCGTCATCCCCTCGCTCGTGCGGCCGAGCCAGATCGCCGAGGCGAACGGCAAGCTCGAGGCAACGGGACAGCTGGCGAACATGGCCGGGCCCGCGCTCGGCGGCTGGCTCATCGGTGCGATCACGGCACCGTTCGCCGTCGTCGCCACGGTCGGCACGTACGTCGCGTCCCTCGTGGCGCTGGTGCTGACGCGCGATCACGAGGAGCCGCGAGTCGCCGACGACCGCGCGCCGATCGCGCGGGAGATCACGGAGGGGCTGCGCTGGGTGTTCGGCAATCCGCTGCTGCGCCGCATCGTCGGCACGACCGGCATCTCGAACTTCTTCAGCACCGTGTCGTTCACGCTGCTGCCGATCTTCCTGCTGCGCGAGCTGGGCCTGAGCCCGGCGGCGATGGGCGTCATCCTGTCGCTCGGCTCGGCCGGCGGGCTCACGGGCGCGATCGCGACGCCGCACATCGTGCGCCGGATCGGCGAGGCGCGCTCGATCCCGGTGAGCGCGATCGCGTTCGGCCTCGCCGCGTGCCTGCTGCCGCTCGCCGCCACCTTCCCCGCCATCGCCTTCCCCCTGCTCGTCGGCCAGCTCTTCGTCGGCAGCTTCGCCGTGCTCGTCTACAACATCACGCAGGTCACCTTCCGGCAGCGCATCACCCCCAGTCGCCTGCTCGGCCGCATGAACGCATCCGTGCGGTTCTGCGTCTGGGGCGTGATGCCCATCGCGGCGCTGCTCGCGGGTGGTCTCGGCACCTGGCTGGGCGTCGTCGCGACGATGTGGATCGGGGCCGTGGGTCAGGTGCTCTCGACGCTGTTCGTCGTGATCGGGCCGTTCTGGAAGCTGCGACAGCTGCCCGACGCGCAGCGCTGACGCGGGCGGAGTCCTCAGGCACCGGCCGTACCCTGGCCGGATGGGGATCTTCAGCAGCGAGCGCGTCGCACGATGGCGCGCGGCCGCCGACGGCATCTCCGACGCGGTGAGCGCAGGACACACCGAGGGGGAGCACTCGGTGATCGTGCGCCGCTGGCCGCGACCCGGCGCCCCCTGCATCGTGCTCGTGCACGGCATCGGCATGGGGCAGCAGTACTTCGGTCTGCTCCGCGCGGAGCTCGCGCACACCTTCGACGTGGTGACGCTCGACCTTCCAGGCTTCGGCTCCGCGCCCGAGCCGACGCGGTCGCTGTCGATGCCCGAGCTCGCCGATCTGGTGGCGAACGCGATCCTCGCGCACGCGAGCGTGCCCTGCGTCGCGGTCGGCCACTCGATGGGCAGCCAGGTCGTCGTGGAGCTCGCCGTCCGACACCCCGAGCTCGTGGAGCGGCTCGTGCTGCTCGCGCCCACCGTGAACGCGGCCGAGCGCAGCGGATGGCAGCAGGCGCTGCGGCTGGTGCAGGATCTGTCGAACGATCCGCCGATCGTCGCCGCCATCGGCGCGCGCCTCTATCTGCAGACCGGGCT encodes the following:
- a CDS encoding aminopeptidase P family protein, producing the protein MSSDSTTTQPSTNRSTTPTSSAFTEHIQSGWAERTETTPSPRAAAAYAAARRARISALHPGVRLVIPAGGLKVRSNDTDYPFRAHPDFTYLTGWGSDAEPDSVLVLEPVADAAEHRATLYFRAPAGRGTTEFYANPAIGEFWVGPRPSLEHVAADLGLEVADLSELSAALETEGEVLVVTGADPAVEAQLSAANPDGDVLARDLSEQRLVKDEHEVVEIQAAVDATARGFDDVVADLHSASQHERGERVVEGAFHRRARLDGNAVGYDTIAASGHHACYLHWTRNDGAVRDGDVILLDAGVEVDSLYTADITRTLPISGSFSEVQRRIYDAVLEAADAAFAIVRPGIIFKEVHAAAMEVIARRTAEWGLLPVSAEVSLEPDQQLHRRWMVHGTSHHLGLDVHDCAQARRDFYHDGVVREGMVFTIEPGLYFQADDLTVPEEFRGIGIRIEDDILVTADGAVNLSAAIPRTADDVEAWMRDIRAR
- a CDS encoding helix-turn-helix domain-containing protein, yielding MADEQPEQRTGDSDAEVQARARALSSPLRLRVLRLCAFEARTNKELAELLGVNPGTMLHHVRTLAQTGFLAAEAERSGTGGAREVPYRATGRSWSTQVPGLSPVLLETFLQQIDGVPPDMIDISWMGLKLNAEHREEFQQRLFELMDEFKERGPDGDGETIGVFTSVYADFNPAAPER
- a CDS encoding MFS transporter codes for the protein MSQSERPSLTGEPGAAQNSLWRDPNFLTLWSGQALAQVGSQVTELAIPVLAVLLLQATEFEVGVLGAAGVAAFLVVGLPAGAWIDRMRKRRVMIWADAVRALALLVVPVLWWAGVLEMWHLVVVALVVGVATVFFDVSYQSVIPSLVRPSQIAEANGKLEATGQLANMAGPALGGWLIGAITAPFAVVATVGTYVASLVALVLTRDHEEPRVADDRAPIAREITEGLRWVFGNPLLRRIVGTTGISNFFSTVSFTLLPIFLLRELGLSPAAMGVILSLGSAGGLTGAIATPHIVRRIGEARSIPVSAIAFGLAACLLPLAATFPAIAFPLLVGQLFVGSFAVLVYNITQVTFRQRITPSRLLGRMNASVRFCVWGVMPIAALLAGGLGTWLGVVATMWIGAVGQVLSTLFVVIGPFWKLRQLPDAQR
- a CDS encoding alpha/beta fold hydrolase, translated to MGIFSSERVARWRAAADGISDAVSAGHTEGEHSVIVRRWPRPGAPCIVLVHGIGMGQQYFGLLRAELAHTFDVVTLDLPGFGSAPEPTRSLSMPELADLVANAILAHASVPCVAVGHSMGSQVVVELAVRHPELVERLVLLAPTVNAAERSGWQQALRLVQDLSNDPPIVAAIGARLYLQTGLRWYLRKLRTMLDHDIRPLLPRVQQPTLVIRGDEDRVAPAEWVAEVLAGLPDGRLRVAEGRGHEAMVTGAEPVASMIEEFAGADHAT